The DNA region TAGGGGTAAAAAATTTTTGATTGTCCTTTGTAACAATGGGGTAATTTTTATTTACAAGTATAAGATTACCCTTATGAATAGCTTCCTTTTCTAATATGATCCTTTTCATTCTTCCGTTGCCAACCTTATCAATTTTTCTATGATTTCCTCAAATGATAGGCCTACACCCTTAAGCATATTTGGATAACGGCTATGTGCAGTAAAACCGGGGATCGTATTTACCTCATTAAAAACAATCTCTCCACTTGGAGTTAAAAACATATCTACTCTGGCAAAACCACGACAACCTAAAGCCCTATATATAATCATAGCTGTTTGCTTGATACGTTCCGCTGTCTTCATATCAATTCTTGCTGGCATATGGATTTTAGAACTTTTTAGCGTATATTTCTCTGTATAATCAAAAAAGCCCTGTGACAATTCTATCTCGTCTACTTCGCCAATAGTTAAGTCATCATTACCTAATATAGCGCATCCAACCTCAAATCCATCAATACTCTCCTCAATTATAACTTTTTCATCATGTTCAAAAGCAGTTTTAACAGCTTCAGCCAGATCTTCTTTTTGGTATACTTTTGTAATACCAAATGATGAACCAGCCCTTACTGGTTTTACAAATAACGGATATGAAAGATACCTTGTTTTGCTTAATAACTCTTCAGAATCCATGCCATTTTTAATAACAATGGAAGAAGGTATTTTAATCCCTGCTGATTTAACCACAGTATGTGCAAGCTCCTTATCCATACATAATGCTGAACAAAGGGTATCACAACCAACAATAGGGATACCAGCAAGCTCAAGCAACCCTTGCACTGTACCATCTTCACCATTTTTACCATGTAATATTGGAAATGCTGCATCTATCCTTGTAATCTTAAAACTATCTTCATAAAACTCAATCAGCCCATGATCCTCCCTATTGGGGGAAATAAAAGCAGGCTTACATTCTCCGGTTGCAAACCATGTATTATCCTGAATTCTTTCCGGATCACCATAATACCTAAACCACTCGCCTTGTCTTGTAATTCCAATTAAAACACCCTCATACAACTCATGATTAAGATGTTTAATTACTGCATATGCAGATTGAATTGATACATCATACTCAGTGGAACATCCACCAAATAGAATTGCGATTTTTTTCCTATTTTCTTCTTTTTCATACATATCTAAATATTCCTCCTTTAAAACATATAATGCCTATCCAACTCGTCAATTTTATTTTAACGAAGTTGGATAGGCCATGTTTTAAGTTTACATTATAAACATCTTAATATTTTTTATAAACATCTTAAGATTTTCTTATGAAATAGAGTTATATTGTTCTATTATCCTTTTTCCATTATAATTAAGATAATACTTTTCTCGGAGGGCTTTGATATGCGAAGGGTTATCATTTTTATATGTATAATAGTGTTTGCACTTTCCATATTCCAAATATCAAGGTATATTGTAGACTCTAAAAAGACCAATGATCTATATGGAAAAACTGCAAAGATATATGATGAAGGCAAAAGGGATATAAAAAAGTTAGAAAAAATAAACGATAATATCATATGCTGGATTAATATCCCCGGTACTAAGATAAACTACCCCGTAGTGAAGGGGGAAGATAATTCCTATTATCTTAATCATGATATAGATGGAAATGAAAACAGACATGGTGCAATATTTATGGACTATAAAAATAATCCTAAAGATGATAAAAACATTATAATATATGGTCACCATATGAAGGATGGCACCATGTTTAAGGATCTTGTGAAGTTCAAGGATAAGACATTCTTTGATAAAAATAGGTTCATATATGTAGATATGTATGATAAAAAGATCCCATATGAGATCTTTTCAGTATATATAACAGACGCATATGATCCATATACCCAGATATCTTTTAAGGATGGCAATGACTACTCTAATTTTTTTAACAGGATAAAGGAAAAGTCCCTTTTCCCGTCAGATGTTGAATTTTCGGAAAAAGAGACTATTTTAACCCTCTCTACCTGCACGTATGAATATAATGATGCCAGGCTGGTTATACACGCCCGATCCACAGAATAATATGTATTATCTTTTATCCAGTGACTCCGGAGGAATTTCATATACCTTGAGCCTCCTTTTATATCGCTCAAGCACGTTTATCACATCAGGACCTAGGTAATACAAAAATATCACATTTCCCAATGCATGCAATGTATCAAACCAAAAGCTTGATGCATAGGTCGCTATAAATGACTTTAGATTCAATGGATACACAAAGGTTACCCAGTGCCATATATTCATTATCCAGCCAAAGAGATATCCCCATATGGCACCTATTACGGAAAGGGTAAACCTGTCCCCCCTCCCGCCTATCCTCTTATACATCCCCCCCGTTACACCCATAAGACCCCAGCATATCATCTGCCACAAAGTCCATGGGCCTTGACCTAAGAATATATTAGAGGATACTGCTGCCAAAGCACCCACTGCAAAGCCTGTAACAGGACCGAATACATAACCAGATATAATCACCAGAAAAGAAGTAGGCTGAACACTTGGAATAGCTGCAAAGGGTACCCTTCCAAGGCCTGCTAGGGCCGATAGATTGGCAACCAATGCGATCTCCTTAGGCGACATGCGCCTCTTTTCATATAGTATAAAAAATCCTCCGATGGACAACCCTATGACAAAAAGACTAATAAATGACCATGTTCTACTATTCATCTATATACGCCCCTTAGCATCTATCTGTCTTAATACGCCCCTTAGCATCTATCTGTCTTAAAACGCTTATGCCCTCATCAGCTGTTATGGCATCAGGACTTATATCCCTAAAAAGCCTTGCCGTCTGAGTTGAATAATAGAATGAGCTGCCTAATATATCATGAATTTCCCCATCAGCTACTATACTGCCATCGGCCATTATGATGGCCCGTGTTGCAATCTTTGCTGCAAACTCCATGTCATGGGTTACCATAATTACACCCTTACCATCCTCTACAAAGCCATCTATTATACTGCACAAAGCCTCCTTCACTATCCCATCCATACCCCTTGTTGGCTCATCCATTACAACTATTGATGGATTAGACACCATTACAGTTCCTATGGCTACCCGCTGCCTTTCACCACTTGATAGATCCCTAGGATTTACATCCCGGTACTTATATATATGGAGCTTTTTTAGCATTTCATCTATCCTGCCATCATCCTTTATTCCCTTTAAATCAAGGGCAAACAATAGCTGGTCATATACGGTATTTGAAAACAGATAGTCATTTGGATTCTGGGATATGTACCCAACATCCCCATATGTTCGGATGCTACCCCGTTTAGGCTTTAATATACCTGATATGAGCTTTAGCAATGTAGTCTTTCCAGTACCGTTCTCACCAAATATGGCTGATACTTCGACGCTATGGAATGTAAAGTTTAGATCCTTCACGGAAAAATCTCCATCTGGATAGGCATAATTAACCCTTTTACCCTCTACCAGTATATCGCCCCTGATATTAGGTTTTTCATTCGATATGGAAGGTTTACACTTTACAGAAGGCATTTTCTTTATAATTTCCCTGCCTTCCTTTATATTTATGGGTATAGAGTCCATATTCGCCCCTCTAAATATATTAGATACGGGTGGCATAAAATATTTAAGCCTATCATCATGCCACGCCACAGCGCTTCTGGGAGTACCATCAAACACTATACTGCCACCATCCATTACGAGCATCCTATCTGCCATATCAAAACACCTCTCTATGCGCTGCTCCGAGAGTATTACTGTTATACCCCATTCCCTATTCAGCCTATATATATAGTCCAAAATCTCATTTGCAGCAATTGGATCTAATTGGGATGTGGGTTCATCCAATATGAGCACCTTTGGATGCATTGCAAGGACGCCTGCTAAAACCACCTTTTGCTTTTGACCACCTGATATTTCAAAAATGCTCCTATCCTTTATAGTGGTAAGGTTAAGCATGGCCATACTTTCAGCTGCCCTCTGCCTCATCTCGTTTAGGGGCACACCTAGGTTTTCCATGCCAAAGACCACCTCATGTTCCACCACAGTCATGCATACCTGTGTTTCAGGATCTTGAAACACCATGCCTATCTCCCATGGCAACTTAGATTTATCCCATTCCCTCAACTCCCTATCCCTATACCTTATACTCCCTCCTATCCTGCCACCGTAAAAGTCTGGCAACAAACCGGCCATGGTCTTTAGAAGGGTGGACTTACCACACCCCGAGCGCCCTGCTAAAAATACAAACTCCCCCTCATCTATGGAGAGAGTTATATCATCAAGTGCCCTATAGGCCCGTTCCGGATAATAGTATATTAAATTCTGTATTTTAAATATCTGCAATATCTCCACCCCCATCCCATAAAGGCCGGTATAGACAGCCCTATCAATAGATTTATATAGACATGTATATTCTGTTTAAATGAAACTATTTTACCAAGGCGTGGATAATACCTATAAAAAATCCCTCCACTCCTTGCCAGTATAATAAAGCTTATAATCGCCCATATGGAGGAGGCTAAAACTACAGTATCCCGCAT from Xylanivirga thermophila includes:
- a CDS encoding ABC transporter ATP-binding protein, with product MQIFKIQNLIYYYPERAYRALDDITLSIDEGEFVFLAGRSGCGKSTLLKTMAGLLPDFYGGRIGGSIRYRDRELREWDKSKLPWEIGMVFQDPETQVCMTVVEHEVVFGMENLGVPLNEMRQRAAESMAMLNLTTIKDRSIFEISGGQKQKVVLAGVLAMHPKVLILDEPTSQLDPIAANEILDYIYRLNREWGITVILSEQRIERCFDMADRMLVMDGGSIVFDGTPRSAVAWHDDRLKYFMPPVSNIFRGANMDSIPINIKEGREIIKKMPSVKCKPSISNEKPNIRGDILVEGKRVNYAYPDGDFSVKDLNFTFHSVEVSAIFGENGTGKTTLLKLISGILKPKRGSIRTYGDVGYISQNPNDYLFSNTVYDQLLFALDLKGIKDDGRIDEMLKKLHIYKYRDVNPRDLSSGERQRVAIGTVMVSNPSIVVMDEPTRGMDGIVKEALCSIIDGFVEDGKGVIMVTHDMEFAAKIATRAIIMADGSIVADGEIHDILGSSFYYSTQTARLFRDISPDAITADEGISVLRQIDAKGRIKTDRC
- the srtB gene encoding class B sortase, with the protein product MRRVIIFICIIVFALSIFQISRYIVDSKKTNDLYGKTAKIYDEGKRDIKKLEKINDNIICWINIPGTKINYPVVKGEDNSYYLNHDIDGNENRHGAIFMDYKNNPKDDKNIIIYGHHMKDGTMFKDLVKFKDKTFFDKNRFIYVDMYDKKIPYEIFSVYITDAYDPYTQISFKDGNDYSNFFNRIKEKSLFPSDVEFSEKETILTLSTCTYEYNDARLVIHARSTE
- a CDS encoding ECF transporter S component, which translates into the protein MNSRTWSFISLFVIGLSIGGFFILYEKRRMSPKEIALVANLSALAGLGRVPFAAIPSVQPTSFLVIISGYVFGPVTGFAVGALAAVSSNIFLGQGPWTLWQMICWGLMGVTGGMYKRIGGRGDRFTLSVIGAIWGYLFGWIMNIWHWVTFVYPLNLKSFIATYASSFWFDTLHALGNVIFLYYLGPDVINVLERYKRRLKVYEIPPESLDKR
- the vanG gene encoding D-alanine--D-serine ligase VanG, producing the protein MYEKEENRKKIAILFGGCSTEYDVSIQSAYAVIKHLNHELYEGVLIGITRQGEWFRYYGDPERIQDNTWFATGECKPAFISPNREDHGLIEFYEDSFKITRIDAAFPILHGKNGEDGTVQGLLELAGIPIVGCDTLCSALCMDKELAHTVVKSAGIKIPSSIVIKNGMDSEELLSKTRYLSYPLFVKPVRAGSSFGITKVYQKEDLAEAVKTAFEHDEKVIIEESIDGFEVGCAILGNDDLTIGEVDEIELSQGFFDYTEKYTLKSSKIHMPARIDMKTAERIKQTAMIIYRALGCRGFARVDMFLTPSGEIVFNEVNTIPGFTAHSRYPNMLKGVGLSFEEIIEKLIRLATEE